Proteins found in one Xenopus laevis strain J_2021 chromosome 1L, Xenopus_laevis_v10.1, whole genome shotgun sequence genomic segment:
- the plbd2.L gene encoding putative phospholipase B-like 2, with protein sequence MAPWQLFIFSLFCVGAAQQQAVVSVLFDPATGNITTVAEKKVAGAAAWAELTDSIQENGWAVLEVQTNDSFNDSIQAYAAGVAEAAVSQKLIFMHWMNTMMGYCGPYKYQAPFCEKLRSYLEANLAWMQDEMEKGQDQEYWHQIRLALLQLKGLEDSYNGRISFPQGRIHLNPFGFLFFQIGGDLEDLEPALNKSEPKRVLGSGSCSALVKLLPGNKDLFVSHDTWNTYQSMLRIIKKYTFPFRTTENGGPTVPGWVQTFSSYPGTIFSGDDFYLLSSGLVTLETTIGNSNDALWKYIKPQDSVLEWLRNIVANRLATGGQEWASIFKKFNSGTYNNQWMIVDYNKFSVGKTDIPSGLLTILEQIPGMVVVADKSDVLYKTGYWASYNVPYFPEVFNASGLPALVEKFGDWFTYDKTPRALIFQRDHSKVKDLESMVNLMRYNDFLHDPLSRCSSCDPPQNGENAISARSDLNTANGTYPFGAMSQRQHGGTDMKLTSYEMAKKYQMMAVNGPTWNQVPPFKWSTSPFSGLMHMGHPDLWKFSPITISWN encoded by the exons ATGGCTCCTTGGCAGCTGTTTATATTCTCGCTGTTCTGTGTTGGAGCGGCGCAGCAGCAGGCTGTCGTGTCTGTTCTCTTCGACCCGGCCACCGGGAACATCACCACTGTAGCGGAAAAGAAGGTGGCCGGCGCCGCGGCTTGGGCTGAGCTTACGGACAGTATCCAGGAAAACGG GTGGGCTGTTCTCGAAGTGCAGACCAATGACTCCTTTAATGACAGCATCCAGGCTTATGCTGCGGGAGTGGCTGAAGCTGCTGTTAGTCAGAAG TTAATATTTATGCATTGGATGAACACAATGATGGGTTACTGCGGTCCATACAAATACCAAGCCCCATTCTGTGAGAAACTGCGTAGTTATTTGGAAGCCAACCTTGCCTGGATGCAGGATGAGATGGAAAAAGGACAGGACCAGGAATACTGGCACCAG ATCCGCCTTGCACTGCTTCAGCTGAAAGGTTTGGAGGACAGTTACAACGGCCGCATTTCCTTCCCTCAGGGCAGGATCCATCTGAACCCTTTCGGATTTCT CTTCTTCCAGATTGGTGGAGATCTAGAAGATTTGGAACCTGCATTAAACAAGAGTGAGCCTAAGAGAGTGCTTGGTTCAGGCTCTTGTTCAGCTCTTGTTAAACTTCTGCCTGGAAACAAAGACTTGTTTGTGTCTCATGACACTTGGAACACCTACCAGTCTATGCTGAgaattataaagaaatatacCTTTCCATTTCGAACAACGGAGAATG GGGGTCCAACTGTGCCTGGCTGGGTTCAGACTTTTTCTTCTTATCCTGGTACCATTTTCTCTGGAGACGATTTCTACCTGCTGAGCAGCGGCTTG GTGACCCTGGAAACTACTATTGGAAACAGTAATGATGCTCTCTGGAAGTATATCAAGCCACAGGACTCCGTACTAGAGTGGCTTCGTAATATTGTTGCTAACAGACTGGCGACAGGAGGTCAGGAATGGgcctccatttttaaaaagttcaatAGTGGAAC TTACAATAACCAGTGGATGATAGTGGATTACAATAAATTCAGCGTTGGAAAGACAGATATTCCTAGTGGCCTCCTGACAATCCTTGAGCAAATTCC TGGTATGGTGGTTGTTGCTGATAAATCAGATGTACTCTACAAAACTGGTTACTGGGCCAGCTACAATGTGCC atattttCCGGAGGTGTTTAATGCCAGTGGTTTGCCAGCCCTAGTGGAGAAGTTTGGGGACTGGTTTACCTATGACAAAACTCCACGGGCCCTGATTTTCCAGAGAGACCATTCTAAGGTCAAGGACTTGGAATCGATGGTGAATCTAATGAG GTACAATGATTTTCTTCATGATCCCCTGTCACGGTGTAGTAGTTGTGACCCTCCACAAAATGGAGAGAATGCTATCTCTGCCCGTTCTGATCTTAATACAGCCAATGGCACTTACCCATTTGGAGCTATGAGCCAGCGGCAGCATGGGGGCACGGATATGAAG CTCACGTCATATGAAATGGCCAAGAAGTATCAGATGATGGCAGTGAATGGGCCTACATGGAATCAGGTTCCACCCTTTAAGTGGAGCACTTCACCTTTCAGCGGCCTTATGCACATGGGGCATCCAGACCTCTGGAAGTTCTCTCCAATAACGATCAGCTGGAACTGA
- the sds.L gene encoding uncharacterized protein LOC100036942 (The RefSeq protein has 2 substitutions compared to this genomic sequence) — translation MPERKCLHLDTPLRDSVPLSKMAGMAVYLKLDNAQPTGSFKIRGIGHLCKTWAERGCKHFVCSSGGNAGLAAAYSARMLSIPATIVVPITTPTFTIQRMKDEGATVCVVGEMLDEAIEHGKELVRNNPGWVYIPPFDDPLIWEGHTSLVREIKASLPSKPGAIALSVGGGGMLCGVVQGLREEGWDDVPIIAMETKGAHSLNAALQAGKLVTLPEITSVAKTLGAKTVGAQTLKVAQEHPVFSEVISDQEAVMAIEKFADDEKMLVEPACGAALAAVYSNVAERLKKEGKLSPDLSSLVIIVCGGNNITLAQLFQLKKQLGMLSDCSA, via the exons ATGCCAGAACGCAAGTGCCTGCATCTCGACACACCTCTCAGAGATAGTGTCCCTTTGTCCAAAATGGCCGGAATGGCAGTTTACTTGAAGCTTGATAATGCACAGCCAACAGGGTCCTTCAAAATTCGGGGCATTGGTCATCTGTGCAAGACG TGGGCAGAACGGGGCTGTAAACATTTTGTCTGCTCATCAG GAGGAAATGCCGGTCTGGCAGCTGCTTACAGTGCCCGGATGCTCTCCATACCCGCTACCATTGTCGTGCCCATCACTACACCCACCTTTACAATCCAAAGAATGAAAGATGAAGGGGCCACAGTCTGTGTTGTGGGAGAG ATGCTGGATGAGGCCATTGAACATGGCAAAGAGCTGGTGCGGAATAACCCAGGATGGGTGTACATCCCCCCATTTGATGACCCACTGATATG GGAGGGTCACACCTCATTGGTAAGAGAAATTAAAGCCAGTCTCCCTTCCAAACCTGGTGCCATTGCCTTGTCCGTAGGAGGTGGAGGCATGCTTTGTGGCGTGGTCCAGGGGCTCAGAGAAGAAGGATGGGATGATGTTCCTATCATTGCTATGGAAACCAAAGGAGCTCACAGTCTTAATGCTGCCCTTCAAGCTGGGAAATTGGTCACCTTACCTGAAATCACCAG TGTAGCTAAAACACTAGGAGCCAAAACTGTAGGAGCTCAGACCCTAAAAGTGGCTCAGGAGCATCCAGTGTTTTCAGAGGTCATTTCTGACCAAGAGGCTGTGGTGGCTATTGAGAAGTTTGCAG ATGATGAGAAGATGTTAGTGGAGCCTGCTTGTGGTGCTGCTCTAGCTGCTGTTTATAGCAATGTGGCGGAAAGActgaaaaaagaaggaaaattgaGCCCAGATCTCTCTTCTCTGGTCATTATTGTTTGTGGAGGAAACAACATTACCCTAGCACAGCTCTTCCAGCTAAAGAAACAACTGGGCATGCTCTCTGATAGCTCTGCCTAG